The Myxococcus guangdongensis genome contains a region encoding:
- a CDS encoding amidohydrolase family protein — protein MDVRRPKVALEEAYLHPADVARVLSDEAALVQLSDGGGVTTDYYRPILQRLGDFDEARLRSMDEAGIAHAILSLTAPGIQRIVDPGKAATQARLENDFLAERIAEHPERYSGFAAVALQAGAEAAAEARRAVTELGFKGVLINGYTNTADPNVGLYLDEPSLYGFWEAVCELDVPVYLHPRPALPGGLAAYAGHPEMKGATWGFGTETASHTVRLLLGGHFDRFPSCKLILGHMGEGLPALLWRTQNMFELNRFDKRLKKTLPEYFADNIWLTTSGNFSDSALTNAVLTVGADHIMFSVDYPYSESAPAAAWIDRAPISELDRRKITHGNARDLFQLRLDSSPHRRLP, from the coding sequence ATGGACGTCCGTCGACCCAAGGTTGCTCTGGAGGAAGCCTACCTCCACCCCGCGGATGTCGCCCGAGTGCTCAGCGACGAGGCCGCCCTTGTCCAGCTCTCCGATGGCGGTGGCGTCACGACCGACTATTACCGGCCGATCCTGCAGCGCCTCGGCGACTTCGATGAGGCCCGCCTGCGCAGCATGGATGAGGCGGGCATCGCTCACGCGATCCTGTCCCTGACCGCGCCAGGCATCCAGCGCATCGTCGACCCAGGAAAGGCCGCCACGCAGGCCCGGCTCGAGAACGACTTCCTGGCGGAGCGCATCGCGGAGCACCCCGAGCGCTACTCGGGATTCGCCGCCGTCGCACTTCAAGCGGGAGCAGAAGCCGCCGCCGAAGCCCGCCGGGCAGTCACCGAGCTGGGCTTCAAGGGCGTGCTCATCAACGGCTACACCAACACCGCGGACCCGAACGTCGGCCTCTACCTCGATGAGCCTTCGCTCTACGGATTCTGGGAGGCCGTCTGTGAGCTGGACGTCCCGGTCTACCTGCACCCCCGCCCAGCGCTTCCGGGAGGGCTCGCGGCCTACGCGGGCCACCCCGAGATGAAGGGCGCCACCTGGGGCTTCGGCACCGAAACCGCTTCCCACACCGTCAGGCTTCTCTTGGGCGGCCACTTCGACCGCTTCCCGAGCTGCAAACTCATCCTCGGACACATGGGCGAGGGGCTCCCCGCCCTGCTGTGGCGAACGCAAAACATGTTCGAGCTGAACCGCTTCGACAAGCGGCTCAAGAAGACGCTGCCAGAGTACTTCGCCGACAACATCTGGCTCACCACGAGCGGGAACTTCTCCGACAGCGCGCTCACGAACGCCGTCCTCACCGTCGGGGCCGACCACATCATGTTCTCGGTCGACTACCCCTACTCCGAGAGCGCTCCCGCGGCGGCATGGATCGACCGCGCCCCCATCAGCGAGCTCGACCGACGGAAAATCACCCACGGCAATGCCAGGGACCTGTTCCAACTCCGGCTGGACTCAAGCCCTCATCGGCGCCTCCCCTAG
- a CDS encoding right-handed parallel beta-helix repeat-containing protein, whose product MLPTVALATHVPGGVLASDTTWTPAGNPWTLQGTLTIPQGVTLTLEPGVTVMASSDTALKLEVLGTLVAVGTQTSRINIQLQTHSIRVRGTVVADHLNVVGGQPSFDVEGQGSATFNHSTLQSGAPSLSIRSGSVDFENGVFNYCKQVMLNSGGKSTIRSSVIHGCTPTGTTPLIKISNASPQVTLVHNTFFDNRGAAITGAMPGGPTDVSITIHDNIIIGRESHGMWLTNVLAPVVHHNVVWGFTDANYIGVSPGEGSVNANPLLQGFASLSENSPARNAASDGTDIGAFAYAGHPVHPTLLEGILRSDRTLTGDNVVTGDLSVPAGITLTLAPGANVTVKSWKDGPGDGSVLVKVLIAGTLKAEGTVQAPVRFNHEHDYEVTTLQGAASFKHAHVTGYLTLQGPATFEDVNLGDSRISLRGTSSATFKDISGTGTGAISLRDDSTATVENLTFSGGGLYASGNSTLTVKDATLTQGSVVVSGTAIATLTGATLREGYTCLRVEGGSLTFERGTLEKCSTAVEATGGIMNLSYSLVRDSRWAPPAKASGLHLANASASIVHNTIINNEWSGIYVSTQPQNTVEIRDNIIKSNEFTGIEVVAASNISLHHNTVWGHTSNYKGSPTLGPGSLTQDPLFVSPRHLTILDTSPCRNTASDGTDMGAFPYVPIPGASIVLAQYSLTTSGNTKSSVSATVYDVDGLELPHAVITWSVPAEVGTIDASGVLTTGCTLGAYPGAMVARSGNATASVDVTVTLGSVQTVVVTPSEVTLQIEETRQFSAKGVDYCGYEIPTTFRWTTAHTSAGRISASGLYTASSYTYSNAKGVQVEAGGKTGYASVTILPGPLHRITLWPETVTMVVNSAMAFHASPLDRAGNPLPGTVAWSVVGGGGTIDSTGYFTAGTVAAPFPKTVQASFGGLTVAADVTVLPGWLHRVQVVPDANEVRTGGSIQFTAFGFDEWNNRRDGVPTWSVSNPALGTIDANGLLKVGTVAGVYPDAVTATLGDLSDTVDVTVLPGPLSRLVLTPPFATLEPLGTQRFGVMGFDVDGNPRTIAPRWSVVKPGSGSISPEGLYTAPRVAGTYDNVVSVTVDHITLNTTVFVKPAAIRRVEISPVDASVVVKGTVPFKAKAFDAYDNEVTSFTPSWSVVKGGGSISSTGLFTAGTVAGTYADTLQVTVAGVTKTTHVTVTPGPVSRIAISPQGPTVAAGGSVAFSAKAFDAYDNEATSEPATWKVVNGGGSIDGAGGFTAGIVVGAFSGTVQVTLGGMAEQTSVSVVAAAPSRVVLSPQNPTIPTGGSVTFSAQAFDMYGNEAPAFPATWQVVNGGGTVDASGIFRAGTVGGTFLNTVQVTVGGATGTTSVTVTATTPNPEPECRQSSDCGGGETCNAGVCVAPPASGGNEGGGGCSSSGNGTSVFGLLVLALLAVESRKRRTPR is encoded by the coding sequence TTGCTGCCCACCGTCGCGCTGGCGACCCACGTTCCAGGCGGCGTCCTCGCCAGTGACACCACCTGGACCCCGGCGGGGAATCCCTGGACGCTCCAGGGCACCCTCACCATCCCGCAGGGAGTCACCCTGACGCTGGAGCCTGGGGTCACGGTGATGGCCTCGAGCGACACCGCTCTCAAGCTCGAGGTCCTGGGGACCTTGGTGGCCGTGGGGACTCAGACCTCTCGCATCAACATCCAACTCCAGACCCACAGCATCCGGGTCCGGGGGACCGTGGTCGCCGACCATCTCAACGTCGTGGGAGGCCAGCCCTCCTTCGATGTGGAAGGCCAAGGCTCGGCGACCTTCAACCACAGCACGCTGCAGTCCGGCGCCCCTTCCTTGAGTATCAGGAGTGGCAGCGTCGACTTCGAGAACGGTGTCTTCAATTACTGCAAGCAGGTGATGTTGAACTCCGGGGGCAAGTCGACCATCCGCTCCAGCGTGATTCATGGATGCACCCCGACGGGCACCACGCCTCTCATCAAGATCAGCAACGCGTCGCCACAGGTGACGCTCGTCCACAACACCTTCTTCGACAATCGCGGGGCCGCCATCACCGGGGCCATGCCAGGGGGACCCACGGACGTCTCCATCACCATCCACGACAACATCATCATCGGCCGGGAGTCACACGGGATGTGGCTGACGAATGTCCTCGCGCCCGTCGTTCATCACAACGTGGTGTGGGGCTTCACGGACGCCAACTACATCGGCGTCAGCCCCGGGGAGGGGAGCGTCAATGCCAATCCCCTCCTCCAGGGCTTCGCCTCTCTCTCCGAGAACTCACCCGCGAGGAATGCCGCCTCGGACGGGACGGACATCGGAGCCTTCGCCTATGCGGGACATCCAGTCCACCCCACCCTCCTCGAGGGCATCCTGCGCTCGGACCGGACGCTGACCGGTGACAACGTCGTCACCGGAGACCTGAGCGTCCCCGCGGGCATCACCCTGACGCTCGCGCCGGGTGCCAACGTCACCGTCAAGAGCTGGAAGGATGGGCCCGGGGATGGAAGCGTGCTGGTGAAGGTCCTCATCGCGGGCACGCTGAAGGCCGAAGGCACGGTGCAAGCACCTGTCCGGTTCAATCATGAGCATGACTACGAGGTGACCACGCTCCAAGGCGCGGCGAGCTTCAAACATGCCCACGTGACGGGATACCTGACCCTCCAGGGCCCCGCGACGTTCGAGGACGTCAACCTGGGGGACTCCAGGATCTCCCTCCGGGGCACCAGCTCCGCCACGTTCAAGGACATCTCGGGGACGGGCACCGGCGCCATCTCGCTCAGGGACGACAGCACCGCCACGGTCGAGAACCTCACCTTCTCGGGCGGAGGTCTGTACGCCTCGGGGAACAGCACCCTGACGGTCAAGGATGCCACGCTGACGCAGGGCAGCGTCGTCGTCAGCGGAACCGCTATCGCCACCCTGACAGGCGCCACCCTCAGGGAGGGCTACACCTGCCTGAGGGTCGAGGGAGGCTCACTCACCTTCGAGCGTGGCACGCTCGAGAAGTGCTCCACCGCGGTCGAGGCCACGGGGGGCATCATGAACCTCTCCTACAGCCTGGTGCGAGACAGCCGCTGGGCGCCCCCCGCGAAGGCGAGTGGCCTGCACCTCGCGAATGCCTCCGCGTCCATCGTCCACAACACCATCATCAACAACGAGTGGAGTGGCATCTACGTCTCCACCCAACCGCAGAACACCGTCGAGATTCGCGACAACATCATCAAGTCCAACGAGTTCACGGGCATCGAGGTCGTGGCGGCGTCCAACATCTCCCTCCACCACAACACGGTCTGGGGCCATACCAGCAACTACAAGGGGAGCCCCACGCTGGGCCCCGGCAGCCTCACCCAGGATCCGCTCTTCGTCAGCCCGCGCCACCTGACGATTCTCGACACCTCACCCTGTCGCAATACCGCTTCGGATGGAACGGACATGGGAGCCTTCCCCTACGTCCCCATCCCTGGCGCGTCCATCGTGCTGGCCCAGTATTCCCTCACGACGTCTGGCAATACGAAGAGCTCCGTCAGCGCCACGGTCTACGACGTGGATGGCCTGGAGCTTCCCCATGCCGTCATCACCTGGTCGGTCCCCGCCGAAGTGGGGACCATCGACGCGAGCGGGGTCCTCACGACGGGGTGCACGCTCGGCGCCTACCCTGGAGCGATGGTCGCGCGGTCGGGGAATGCCACCGCCTCGGTGGATGTGACGGTGACGCTGGGGTCCGTCCAGACGGTGGTGGTGACTCCGTCGGAGGTGACGCTGCAGATCGAAGAGACTCGGCAGTTCTCCGCGAAAGGCGTGGATTACTGCGGCTACGAAATCCCGACGACCTTCCGATGGACCACGGCCCACACCTCGGCGGGGCGCATCTCCGCCAGCGGCCTCTACACCGCGAGTTCCTATACCTATAGCAATGCCAAGGGGGTTCAGGTCGAAGCGGGCGGCAAGACGGGCTACGCGAGCGTGACCATCCTCCCGGGGCCGTTGCATCGCATCACCCTGTGGCCCGAGACCGTCACGATGGTCGTGAACTCCGCGATGGCGTTCCATGCCTCGCCGCTCGACCGGGCGGGGAACCCCCTGCCCGGCACCGTCGCCTGGAGTGTCGTCGGGGGAGGCGGCACCATCGACTCCACGGGCTACTTCACCGCGGGGACCGTCGCGGCCCCCTTCCCGAAGACCGTCCAGGCTTCGTTCGGAGGGCTCACGGTGGCAGCGGATGTCACCGTGCTGCCGGGATGGCTCCATCGCGTCCAGGTGGTGCCCGACGCCAACGAGGTGAGGACCGGGGGTAGCATCCAGTTCACCGCGTTCGGGTTCGACGAATGGAACAACAGGCGGGACGGGGTCCCGACGTGGTCCGTGAGCAACCCCGCGCTGGGGACCATCGATGCCAACGGTCTGCTCAAGGTGGGCACGGTGGCGGGGGTCTATCCGGACGCCGTGACGGCGACGCTGGGCGACCTCTCGGACACCGTCGACGTCACGGTGCTCCCAGGGCCGTTGTCGCGGCTCGTCCTCACGCCGCCCTTCGCCACGCTGGAGCCCCTCGGCACGCAGCGGTTCGGGGTGATGGGGTTCGACGTGGATGGCAACCCACGCACCATCGCGCCCAGGTGGTCGGTGGTGAAGCCGGGCTCGGGGTCCATCTCGCCGGAGGGACTCTACACCGCGCCCAGGGTCGCGGGGACGTATGACAACGTCGTGAGCGTCACCGTGGACCACATCACCCTCAACACCACCGTCTTCGTGAAGCCCGCCGCCATCCGCCGCGTGGAGATCTCACCGGTGGACGCCTCCGTCGTCGTGAAGGGCACCGTGCCGTTCAAGGCGAAGGCGTTCGATGCGTACGACAACGAGGTCACCTCGTTCACGCCTTCATGGAGCGTCGTGAAGGGAGGGGGCAGCATCAGCTCCACGGGCCTCTTCACCGCGGGCACGGTGGCGGGGACGTACGCGGACACCCTCCAGGTCACGGTTGCGGGCGTGACGAAGACGACCCACGTCACCGTCACGCCCGGCCCCGTGAGCCGCATCGCCATCTCCCCGCAGGGGCCCACGGTGGCGGCGGGGGGCTCGGTGGCGTTCAGCGCGAAGGCGTTCGATGCGTACGACAACGAGGCCACCTCGGAGCCAGCGACCTGGAAGGTGGTGAATGGCGGAGGCTCCATCGATGGCGCGGGGGGCTTCACCGCGGGCATCGTGGTGGGGGCCTTCTCGGGGACTGTGCAGGTCACCCTGGGGGGAATGGCGGAGCAGACCTCCGTCTCCGTGGTGGCCGCCGCGCCGAGCCGGGTTGTCCTCTCGCCGCAGAATCCCACGATTCCCACGGGGGGCTCGGTGACGTTCAGCGCGCAGGCGTTCGACATGTACGGCAACGAGGCCCCCGCCTTCCCGGCCACGTGGCAGGTGGTGAATGGAGGAGGCACGGTCGACGCATCGGGCATCTTCCGCGCGGGCACGGTGGGCGGAACCTTCTTGAACACCGTCCAGGTCACCGTGGGGGGCGCGACGGGGACGACCTCGGTGACGGTCACTGCGACGACGCCGAATCCCGAGCCCGAGTGCCGACAGTCCTCGGACTGTGGCGGGGGGGAGACGTGCAACGCGGGTGTCTGCGTGGCGCCTCCTGCTTCGGGTGGGAACGAAGGGGGTGGCGGCTGCAGCAGCTCCGGCAATGGGACGTCGGTGTTCGGGCTGCTGGTGCTGGCGCTGCTGGCGGTCGAGTCGCGGAAGCGGCGCACCCCGCGGTGA
- a CDS encoding helix-turn-helix transcriptional regulator has protein sequence MATTTLPEFLRAHRERLQPEATGRRRTPGLRREEVAARAGVSVTWYTWLEQGRGGVPSDDVLERLARALELDDTNREMLFLLAHERPPPRRHTPPADVTPALQRVLDNLHVPALVKTPTFQIVAWNRAAVVLFGDYAAMPERERNMLRRVFHPQATTFLPHAEDMQRTCLAAFRVAIARAGATQEAAALVDELQATSEDFRRLWAENELHTHGVRSRRLVRPDVGELRFEASMFTVDDSDGLSLVVLSPVDDASARAVEQLLRERAPPP, from the coding sequence ATGGCGACTACCACCCTCCCCGAATTCCTCCGCGCCCATCGAGAGCGACTCCAGCCCGAAGCGACCGGGAGGAGGCGCACACCAGGGCTGCGTCGCGAGGAGGTCGCGGCGCGCGCCGGCGTGAGCGTCACCTGGTACACGTGGCTCGAGCAGGGGCGCGGCGGGGTCCCCTCCGACGACGTGCTCGAACGACTCGCTCGCGCGCTCGAGCTCGACGACACGAACCGCGAGATGCTGTTCCTGCTCGCGCATGAACGCCCACCTCCGCGCCGCCACACGCCGCCCGCCGACGTCACACCCGCCCTGCAGCGCGTGCTGGACAACCTCCACGTCCCCGCGCTCGTGAAGACGCCGACGTTCCAGATCGTCGCGTGGAATCGCGCCGCCGTGGTGCTGTTCGGCGACTACGCCGCCATGCCGGAGCGCGAGCGAAACATGCTGCGCCGGGTCTTCCACCCCCAGGCCACCACGTTCCTGCCCCACGCCGAGGACATGCAGCGCACCTGCCTCGCCGCGTTTCGCGTCGCCATCGCGCGCGCGGGAGCCACGCAGGAGGCGGCCGCGCTCGTCGACGAGCTGCAGGCGACGAGCGAGGACTTCCGCCGTCTCTGGGCCGAGAACGAGCTGCACACACACGGCGTGAGGTCCAGGCGGCTCGTTCGCCCCGACGTGGGTGAACTCCGGTTCGAGGCGTCCATGTTCACCGTCGATGACAGCGACGGCCTCAGCCTGGTCGTCCTCTCGCCGGTGGATGACGCCTCCGCGCGGGCGGTCGAGCAGCTGCTCCGGGAGCGAGCGCCGCCGCCCTGA
- a CDS encoding histidine kinase, which produces MLKRSLQPHFLMNTLGALSEWVETEPAQAVRFIEALGAAYRHLLAVSGERTIPLARELELCRAHLEVMGCRQGTAFHLETEGVDLGAPVPPALLHTLLENAFSHNRYVSPHTFRLESSVVAEGTGPRRRYVFLAPVGTGPGKGGGDGTGARYLRARLEEAFPGAWRLEDGPTAAGWMTQVEVPA; this is translated from the coding sequence TTGCTCAAGCGCAGCCTGCAGCCGCACTTCCTGATGAACACGCTGGGCGCGCTGAGTGAGTGGGTGGAGACGGAGCCCGCGCAGGCCGTGCGATTCATCGAGGCCCTGGGCGCGGCGTACCGGCATCTGCTCGCGGTCTCCGGTGAGCGCACCATTCCGCTCGCGCGGGAGCTGGAGCTGTGCCGCGCCCACCTGGAGGTCATGGGCTGTCGACAGGGCACGGCCTTCCACCTGGAGACCGAGGGCGTGGACCTGGGAGCCCCCGTCCCCCCTGCCCTGCTGCACACGCTGTTGGAGAACGCCTTCAGTCACAACCGCTACGTCTCACCCCACACCTTCCGGCTCGAAAGCAGCGTCGTCGCGGAGGGAACGGGCCCGCGTCGGCGCTATGTCTTCCTCGCGCCCGTGGGCACGGGACCGGGCAAGGGGGGCGGTGACGGCACGGGCGCGCGCTATCTGCGGGCGCGGCTGGAAGAGGCCTTTCCCGGTGCGTGGCGGCTCGAGGATGGGCCCACCGCCGCGGGATGGATGACCCAGGTGGAGGTGCCGGCGTGA
- a CDS encoding LytR/AlgR family response regulator transcription factor → MRLLIVEDEPLAARRLARLCEQHLGPGTPSPRVCASLDEARALLAERTVDVLLLDLNLSGEDGFTLLTEAVAGAFQTVVVSANTDQALRAFELGVLDFVPKPYTPERLALALNRVGSRAAAPLRTLAVRKGGGVVLVPLDSVAYIQGAGDYAELVLRGGGTELSEKSLERLEQLLPTDFLRIHRSYLIRVTDIRELVASEGSRTAVELRDGTRLPVGRSRLPVLRKRLEV, encoded by the coding sequence GTGAGGTTGCTCATCGTGGAGGACGAGCCGTTGGCGGCGCGACGTCTGGCCCGGCTGTGCGAGCAGCACCTGGGGCCGGGCACCCCGTCCCCGCGCGTCTGCGCGAGTCTGGACGAGGCGCGAGCGCTGTTGGCGGAGCGCACCGTGGACGTGCTGCTGCTGGATTTGAACCTCTCCGGGGAGGACGGCTTCACCCTGCTCACGGAGGCGGTCGCGGGCGCATTCCAGACGGTGGTGGTCTCCGCGAACACCGACCAGGCGCTGCGCGCCTTCGAGCTGGGGGTGTTGGACTTCGTGCCAAAGCCATACACGCCGGAGCGGCTCGCCCTCGCGCTCAACCGTGTCGGAAGCCGCGCGGCCGCGCCCTTGCGCACCCTCGCGGTGAGGAAGGGCGGAGGCGTGGTCCTCGTGCCCCTGGACTCCGTCGCGTACATCCAGGGCGCTGGGGATTATGCCGAGCTGGTCCTCCGAGGCGGGGGCACCGAGCTGAGCGAGAAGAGCCTGGAGCGACTCGAGCAGCTGCTCCCCACCGACTTCCTCCGCATCCACCGCTCCTATCTCATCCGGGTGACGGACATCCGCGAGCTCGTCGCCTCGGAGGGCTCCCGCACCGCGGTGGAGCTGCGAGACGGCACCCGACTGCCAGTGGGTCGCAGCCGACTGCCCGTCCTGCGCAAGCGGTTGGAGGTGTAA
- a CDS encoding FG-GAP-like repeat-containing protein, with the protein MRSHPGVLSPWGLYVTLALSLGACAVESLDEKGGPLEAGVSQEGDAALTRERPAAFTWDPYADAVVSSTTAAVLNASAALGAPDGQAATLLSVLNSALVLDLGQGEEGTGDLRVYYQGLTLALVAQVDFLKADGTFIGSSTLHLKELGLGTHIAVATYPGNVPYRYVKLRGAVLALYLVDAVETSLRAVCGDGVLSGFEVCDDGNQLSGDGCNSVCQLEPGYTCTGVPTVCTDIDECAAGTDNCDVNATCTNIGGSFTCACNAGYEGDGVTCTDIDECAASPCLNGGTCIDGVGSYTCQCAPTYEGANCQSCSGTLADCNGTSSDGCEVNLQSDANSCGACGVVCSTGQICSNAACQAPPPGQVPGTPVSSPANHSPLAPAVADVNGDGKLDILVANAESASTETPSGSLSVFLGNGDASVQPEVTYGSASLSSNAVVAVDVDGDGWLDAVTVDGQTNVPLVNGTISVYKNLGASAPGTFGAPTSFTTGTPGSIHLCTGDFDRNGVADIATTSVTQNQVSVLFGGGSGSFGAPTFIGIPNTGGAQSTLACRDLNSDGFSDLVVTSPASARLSVLINQGNGTFAAPVSYGNAVNGQTAGIAFGDANGDGMLDILSNGAAGRYLFFFKGNGNGTFESGVQSAAAATTATNSALGVVANDFNGDGRLDAYILVTAASGGVRPMTGNGNGGFTSGTVVTTGASPGLNAIATADMDADGYADLILTNRGSSTVTVVPNGL; encoded by the coding sequence ATGCGAAGTCATCCTGGTGTGCTGTCGCCGTGGGGCCTGTATGTGACGCTGGCCTTGTCGCTAGGGGCGTGTGCCGTGGAGTCCCTCGATGAGAAGGGAGGTCCTCTCGAGGCTGGAGTGTCGCAGGAGGGTGACGCGGCGTTGACGCGTGAGCGGCCGGCAGCCTTCACGTGGGACCCGTATGCGGACGCGGTGGTGTCGAGCACCACGGCCGCGGTGCTCAACGCGAGCGCGGCCCTGGGAGCTCCGGACGGGCAGGCCGCGACCCTGCTGAGCGTGCTCAACTCGGCGCTGGTCCTGGACCTGGGCCAGGGAGAAGAAGGCACTGGAGACCTGCGCGTCTACTACCAGGGCCTCACGCTGGCGCTGGTGGCCCAGGTGGACTTCCTGAAGGCAGATGGGACCTTCATCGGCTCCAGCACCTTGCATCTGAAGGAACTGGGCCTGGGGACGCATATCGCGGTGGCGACGTACCCAGGGAACGTGCCCTATCGCTACGTGAAGCTGAGGGGCGCGGTGCTGGCACTCTACCTGGTGGACGCGGTGGAGACGTCGCTGCGGGCCGTCTGTGGTGACGGAGTCCTGAGTGGATTCGAAGTCTGCGACGACGGCAATCAACTCTCGGGAGACGGCTGCAACAGCGTCTGCCAGCTGGAGCCTGGCTACACCTGCACGGGAGTGCCGACCGTGTGTACCGACATCGATGAGTGCGCCGCCGGTACCGACAACTGCGACGTCAACGCCACCTGTACCAACATCGGAGGCTCCTTCACCTGCGCCTGCAATGCGGGGTACGAGGGCGACGGAGTGACGTGCACCGACATCGATGAGTGCGCCGCCAGTCCCTGCCTGAACGGCGGTACCTGCATCGATGGCGTGGGGAGCTACACCTGCCAGTGCGCGCCTACCTACGAGGGGGCCAACTGCCAGTCCTGCTCCGGCACCCTCGCGGACTGCAACGGGACCTCGTCCGACGGCTGCGAGGTGAACCTCCAGAGCGACGCCAATAGCTGCGGTGCCTGTGGCGTCGTGTGTTCGACGGGGCAGATCTGCTCGAACGCCGCCTGCCAGGCGCCCCCGCCTGGCCAGGTCCCCGGCACGCCAGTCAGTTCCCCCGCGAACCACAGCCCGCTGGCCCCGGCGGTCGCCGATGTGAATGGAGATGGCAAGCTCGACATCCTGGTGGCCAACGCCGAATCCGCGTCGACCGAGACTCCCTCTGGCTCGCTCTCCGTCTTCCTGGGGAATGGCGACGCCAGCGTCCAGCCGGAGGTCACCTACGGGAGCGCCTCGCTCTCCAGCAACGCGGTCGTGGCCGTGGATGTGGACGGCGACGGGTGGCTCGATGCCGTCACCGTCGACGGACAGACCAACGTGCCCCTCGTCAACGGAACCATCAGCGTCTACAAGAACCTGGGCGCGAGCGCGCCCGGGACCTTCGGCGCGCCGACGAGCTTCACCACGGGCACCCCGGGCTCCATCCACCTCTGCACCGGGGACTTCGACCGCAATGGGGTGGCTGACATCGCCACGACCAGCGTGACCCAGAACCAGGTGAGCGTGCTGTTCGGCGGCGGTTCGGGGAGCTTCGGCGCGCCGACGTTCATCGGCATCCCGAACACCGGAGGCGCGCAGTCGACCCTCGCCTGCCGGGACCTGAACAGCGATGGCTTCTCCGACCTGGTGGTGACGAGCCCCGCCAGCGCTCGCCTGTCGGTCCTCATCAACCAGGGCAACGGCACGTTCGCCGCCCCCGTCTCCTACGGCAACGCCGTCAACGGTCAGACGGCGGGCATCGCCTTTGGCGACGCCAACGGCGATGGCATGCTCGACATCCTCTCGAACGGCGCGGCCGGCCGGTACCTCTTCTTCTTCAAGGGGAATGGCAACGGCACCTTCGAGAGCGGCGTTCAGTCCGCCGCCGCAGCCACGACGGCCACCAACTCGGCGCTGGGCGTCGTGGCCAATGACTTCAACGGCGATGGCAGGCTCGACGCCTACATCCTCGTGACAGCGGCCTCGGGCGGCGTCCGCCCGATGACCGGCAACGGCAACGGAGGCTTCACCTCTGGCACCGTCGTCACGACCGGCGCCTCGCCTGGCCTGAATGCCATCGCCACCGCGGACATGGACGCGGATGGATATGCGGATCTCATCCTGACCAACAGGGGCTCCAGCACCGTGACCGTGGTCCCCAACGGCCTCTGA
- a CDS encoding glutathione S-transferase family protein, giving the protein MLTLHHLGRSQSERIVWLCEELGLDYVLKRYERRADNRLAPPEYKALHPMGTAPILTDGDRVLGESGAICDYLIQTHGGGRLAAKPGEPGFADYLYWFHFANGTLQPVVLQVRYLERVDPSGGSPLLHAARERFTLVLSTLEKRLGEAPHLAGNALTAADIMTVFSLTTMRLFKPYDLSPWPNILAYLQRIGARPAYRRAMQKADPDLAPVLGASPE; this is encoded by the coding sequence TTGCTGACCCTTCATCACCTCGGCCGTTCACAGTCCGAGCGCATCGTCTGGCTCTGTGAGGAGCTCGGGCTGGACTATGTGCTGAAACGCTATGAGCGCCGGGCCGACAACCGGCTCGCGCCGCCGGAGTACAAGGCCCTCCATCCGATGGGCACGGCGCCCATCCTCACCGATGGAGACCGGGTCCTCGGGGAGTCTGGAGCCATCTGTGACTATCTCATCCAGACCCATGGAGGCGGTCGTCTCGCGGCGAAGCCCGGCGAGCCCGGCTTCGCCGACTACCTCTACTGGTTCCACTTCGCCAACGGGACGCTGCAGCCCGTCGTCCTGCAGGTGAGATACCTGGAGCGAGTCGACCCTTCGGGTGGGTCCCCGCTGCTGCATGCGGCCAGGGAGCGCTTCACGCTCGTCCTCTCCACCCTGGAGAAGCGGCTGGGCGAGGCTCCCCATCTGGCCGGCAACGCATTGACGGCCGCGGACATCATGACCGTGTTTTCGTTGACCACGATGCGGCTGTTCAAACCGTATGACCTCTCGCCCTGGCCGAACATTCTGGCGTACCTGCAGCGCATCGGCGCGCGGCCTGCGTATCGCCGGGCGATGCAGAAGGCAGACCCGGACTTGGCGCCGGTGCTGGGCGCCTCCCCGGAATAG